Proteins encoded within one genomic window of Pseudorasbora parva isolate DD20220531a chromosome 3, ASM2467924v1, whole genome shotgun sequence:
- the emc6 gene encoding ER membrane protein complex subunit 6, with protein MATVAAKREGPQFISEVAVRGNNAVLDYCRTSVSALSGATAGILGLTGLYGFVFYFLASFLLSLLLILKAGRRWNKCFKSRRLLFTGGLVGGLFTYVLFWTFLYGMVHVY; from the coding sequence atggccACAGTAGCAGCCAAACGCGAGGGACCGCAGTTCATCAGTGAGGTGGCCGTCAGAGGAAACAACGCTGTGCTCGACTACTGCCGCACGTCCGTGTCTGCTCTGTCCGGGGCGACAGCGGGCATCCTCGGGCTCACAGGACTCTACGGCTTCGTCTTTTATTTCCTTGCTTCTTTCCTGCTGTCTTTGCTTCTGATCCTCAAAGCCGGTCGCCGATGGAACAAGTGCTTCAAATCTCGACGTCTGCTATTTACAGGAGGCCTCGTGGGCGGCCTCTTTACTTACGTGCTGTTCTGGACTTTCCTCTACGGAATGGTGCATGTGTACTAA